ACAGGCAACAATGGCACTGACTGCGCTCCACCAACCATGCAGGTGCTCCTTGTACCAGCACCTTCACGCCGCCCTGGAATGCCAATACCGCTGAACCCATTTGCTAGCACTAAAGGTGCTCCACCAGTCAATACAGCGCAGCCAATAGCGATCGACACCGTAGACAAGCGTCGCCATCTATTGCTATTACCAGTTACTGTAGCCATAGAGATGCTCTAACCCTCCAACCCTGCTTCACAGCTAGGTACAAATATGTAGAAACATATACAAACATGCCAAAGTATGTAGCACGCCTAGCTCATCAGACTGGTTGCCAACTACTTTCTTGCTAACCACGTTGCTAACCACATAGTACGCCATCTGACTGTGGGTTGTCGCCTCTCTCATCGAGTTGCATTGACTTGGCAACAGGTACTTAATGGATCCTTAGCAATCACCCCTAGATTAGCAGCATCAAGTACTCTAGCCCAGTCAGCTTGTAGCTCCCGATCGTTTGGTCGTTCCCGCCGTAGCTGGTATAGAGACTCTAAAGTATCAAACCAAATGCCTGCTTCAGCATAGAGCTGAGGGCGTTGGTCAGGTGTGGCGCGGGCAATCTTAGCTCTTAGGGCTGCATCATCCTTGCGCTCAATCCAACCATAGCGGCGAATAGTTGCTGTTGGATCACTAGGATCACAGATGAGGTCAAACTTCCACTTATAGAGCTTTCCTGCCTTCAAAGGTTTCACAGCAGAGTTATTAGGCATACGGATGTTAATAATGCCTGCTTCACCGGCAACCTCATAGCTCGTCTTAAACACCTCTTTGTCGTCCTCGTCAGTTAGGGCAAACTGCACCAAGCGGGCGTTGTTCCTGGGTAGATAGAAGAAAAAGCTAGGATGCTCAGATAGGGTGTAGCCCTCATTTGTAGGCGGTGTAAGGGCCAGCACAGACAACGCCGACCCATTAGGGTTCTTGCGACCTTGTGCATCTTGATATACACAAACATCACGAGTGCCAGCACCCTCTCGACGGCCCGGCAGACCTCGGCTAGGGGGCGAGTTAAAGGCTGTACCAGCGGCTACCAGCTCTGGAATACCAGTAGCCATCACACCAACACATAATGCCAGTGACACCTTTAGTAACAGTTTTCGAGTTGTATTAGCGTACATAGTGAACCTATTCCTCTGGGGTGAAATCTAGATAGAATTTGGGCAGTTACTTTAGTGCTGATAGCAATGAAAACATGTTGCTGGTAGTCTTGCTAGAAGCGACAGTGACCTGTCAGGCATGATTTGACATGGGTTTTAGATCACTGCTTAGATGACACATGACGCAACCTAGGACTAAATAGCTAATCCGTTATTGTCCTCATGAGGACAATAATTGCATTTCCGCCATGAGAACCTCTGGTAAGGCCGTCATGATGGTGTTAGAAAATGATTATCTCCTAGAGGGGAATACAGATGCATCGGTTACCATTTCGGAAACTGCCCTGCCTTGGTTAGTTAAAGCAAACGGCCCTGATAATTAGGTAAATGCTTGAACCCATACCAATTCTCCAAACTATTGAACACATCTCGTGATTGCAACTTCCTTTCCCTGTTTGGGAGGGGAATCTGAGACAAGGGCTGTGTCAAGTCTTCAACGCGATAATCTTCAACGCGATAATTGGTGTCAAAGCAGTCTCTACAGCATAAACCCGATACGTACTCCCCAAAAATATGTCTAAGAGCCACATCATCTCATTTCTATAGTAGGACGATGACTCGCTGAAAAAGTTCTATGAGTAACGAATTTGTAATCGGCACAGTAGCTATGATGGGGCTACTTCAGGAGGCTAGTCGTAGAATTTACATCGGCAAACTCGGCCTTATATCCGTGTCTGAGTCTAATCGCTCTGAACTGACTAAGGGTGCAGGCATAGTGGGTATTACGTCGCTCAGTAGTGGCGAACTGGGTTCCGATCGCTTCAGCACGCGATAGACATTTACCTCTTTATGTTTTCCTTTGAGAGACATTGGCCCCCAAGGTTGCACATCATACTCACCTTGAATGTAGTCATAGGTTTCTTGGGCAATTAAAATTCGGCAAGTGTCTTCTTGGCGATCCTTCGCACAGCTCTCTAGGCGTGATGCAATGTTAACACTGTCGCCAATGACACCATATTCCATTCGCTCCTTGCCCCCAATGCTGCCAGCCACGACTAGCCCTGTGTAGATACCAGCTCGGATATTCACCGTCGGTAGCTTACGTGCAGCCCAGTCTTTGTTCAACAAT
This genomic stretch from Cyanobacteriota bacterium harbors:
- a CDS encoding DUF928 domain-containing protein, which encodes MATGIPELVAAGTAFNSPPSRGLPGRREGAGTRDVCVYQDAQGRKNPNGSALSVLALTPPTNEGYTLSEHPSFFFYLPRNNARLVQFALTDEDDKEVFKTSYEVAGEAGIINIRMPNNSAVKPLKAGKLYKWKFDLICDPSDPTATIRRYGWIERKDDAALRAKIARATPDQRPQLYAEAGIWFDTLESLYQLRRERPNDRELQADWARVLDAANLGVIAKDPLSTCCQVNATR